The proteins below come from a single Dermatophilaceae bacterium Soc4.6 genomic window:
- a CDS encoding penicillin-binding transpeptidase domain-containing protein, translating to MRPGRPTTVAALSAFVVGVGALAACDTISPPPGPDDAAKALAAGLANGALTAIPFDGSTGEAATTYVATAVGDLKSVRRTVAVTSVTTDPTNQKLATATLTWAWALSSTDAATGSTATPSASATTTSATTATTAATWTYTVDATLTLAADKTWHTTWTPSLLAPDLTATEQLTVSRTSGKRADIVGAGNTPLMTSRDVFQVGIDKGRITSAQAPGSAAALAKVIGIDGAGFAKRVTAAGAKAFVVGLTVRATDPLATSRAAQVSAVPGGVSIPASDVLGPTPTFAKAMLGTVGEATAEIISASNGTLKAGDVVGLSGLEQRYDARLRGTQGLTVDAVGTDAAGKKVSRELFSRDATDGTPLRVTLDLGAQVAAEAALGSQTTTPTALVAIRPSTGEVVAAANGPAASGQVATTGHAAPGSTFKIVTALALLRAGLTPDTPVACTPTVTVDGRSFKNYDDYPADKIGTIALRTAFANSCNTAFIANQAKITQAGLAEAAASLGIGVDLDLGIPAYLGSVPATGTGTTHAASMIGQAQVEVAPMDMATVVASVIKGSVVRPALVYDNPAVSSFPRPAKPLTGPEAASLRSLMGAVVTEGSGRVLAPNGVTLAKTGTAEFGTATPPLTHAWMVAGKGDLAVVAYVEEGQSGSRSAAPLIAAFLSRYAG from the coding sequence ATGAGACCGGGGAGGCCGACGACCGTCGCTGCGCTGAGTGCCTTCGTGGTCGGGGTCGGTGCGCTGGCCGCGTGCGACACGATCAGCCCGCCGCCCGGGCCGGACGACGCCGCCAAGGCCCTCGCGGCGGGGCTGGCCAACGGCGCCCTCACCGCGATCCCCTTCGACGGCTCGACGGGCGAGGCGGCCACGACCTACGTCGCCACCGCCGTGGGCGACCTGAAGTCCGTCAGGCGCACCGTCGCCGTGACCTCGGTGACCACGGACCCGACCAACCAGAAGCTGGCCACGGCCACGCTCACCTGGGCCTGGGCCCTCTCGTCGACCGACGCCGCCACGGGGTCGACCGCCACCCCGAGCGCGAGCGCGACCACCACCTCGGCCACCACTGCGACCACGGCTGCGACGTGGACCTACACCGTCGACGCGACGCTCACCCTGGCGGCTGACAAGACCTGGCACACGACCTGGACGCCGTCCCTCCTCGCGCCCGACCTGACGGCCACCGAGCAGCTGACGGTGAGCCGCACCTCCGGCAAGCGCGCCGACATCGTCGGGGCCGGCAACACCCCGCTCATGACCAGCCGCGACGTCTTCCAGGTCGGCATCGACAAGGGACGCATCACCTCGGCCCAGGCACCGGGGTCGGCGGCGGCCCTGGCCAAGGTGATCGGCATCGACGGCGCGGGCTTCGCCAAGCGCGTCACGGCAGCGGGCGCCAAGGCCTTCGTCGTCGGGCTGACGGTGCGCGCCACCGACCCGCTCGCGACGTCGCGCGCGGCGCAGGTGTCGGCCGTGCCGGGCGGCGTCTCCATACCGGCCTCTGACGTGCTGGGTCCGACGCCGACCTTCGCCAAGGCGATGCTCGGCACCGTCGGAGAGGCGACGGCCGAGATCATCTCGGCGTCGAACGGCACGCTCAAGGCCGGTGACGTCGTCGGCCTGTCGGGCCTCGAGCAGCGGTATGACGCCCGGCTGCGCGGCACGCAGGGCCTGACCGTCGACGCGGTGGGCACCGATGCCGCGGGCAAGAAGGTCTCCCGGGAGCTGTTCTCCCGCGACGCCACCGACGGCACGCCGCTGCGGGTGACTCTCGACCTCGGGGCGCAGGTCGCCGCCGAGGCGGCCCTCGGCTCGCAGACCACGACACCGACGGCGCTGGTCGCCATCCGCCCCTCCACGGGCGAGGTCGTCGCCGCTGCCAACGGGCCCGCGGCCTCGGGTCAGGTCGCGACCACAGGGCACGCCGCCCCAGGGTCGACCTTCAAGATCGTGACCGCACTGGCCCTGCTGCGGGCCGGTCTGACCCCCGACACCCCGGTGGCGTGCACACCGACGGTGACGGTCGACGGGCGCAGCTTCAAGAACTACGACGACTACCCGGCCGACAAGATCGGCACCATCGCGCTGCGCACGGCCTTCGCCAACTCGTGCAACACCGCCTTCATCGCCAACCAGGCCAAGATCACCCAGGCCGGTCTCGCCGAGGCGGCCGCGTCGCTGGGGATCGGCGTCGACCTCGACCTCGGCATCCCCGCCTACCTCGGGTCGGTCCCGGCGACCGGGACCGGCACGACGCACGCCGCCTCGATGATCGGTCAGGCGCAGGTCGAGGTGGCCCCGATGGACATGGCCACCGTCGTCGCCAGCGTCATCAAGGGCTCGGTGGTGCGGCCTGCACTGGTCTACGACAACCCGGCCGTGTCGTCCTTCCCCCGACCGGCCAAGCCCCTGACGGGCCCCGAGGCCGCGTCGCTGCGGTCCCTGATGGGGGCCGTGGTCACCGAGGGCAGCGGTCGCGTGCTCGCGCCGAACGGCGTCACCCTGGCCAAGACCGGCACGGCCGAGTTCGGCACGGCCACCCCACCGCTGACCCACGCGTGGATGGTCGCGGGCAAGGGCGACCTCGCGGTCGTGGCCTACGTCGAGGAGGGGCAGTCGGGGAGCAGGAGCGCCGCGCCGCTGATCGCCGCCTTCCTCAGCCGGTATGCGGGCTGA
- a CDS encoding aminotransferase class I/II-fold pyridoxal phosphate-dependent enzyme, producing the protein MESLVDLDALSPAQLRARRTLKWSHYPDDVLPLWVGEMDFPTAPAVLEAVRRAVDDECLGYPLDAQASGLGAGLAGWLGRELGWAVDASQVHLVPNVVRGVGLALDTLCDDGPVVIPTPAYMPFFDVVRLRGREVVPVPMLRATPADDAPWVLDLEAIESALLQGARALILCNPHNPLGHVHTHDELTGLAEVVQRHGARVVSDEIHAPLVFEGTHLPYAALSPDTAAHTVTVLSASKAFNLPGLACAQVVTSSEADTAAWRAIPHEKTIGVGTLGIEANLAAYEHGGPWLAQVRERLAANARLVADAVAAMPGVEHRLNEATYLAWLDLSALDLDTEPAPWLLEHARVALSDGAAFGAPQHRFARLNFATTGVILEEALGRIAAAVAAR; encoded by the coding sequence ATGGAGTCCCTCGTCGACCTCGACGCCCTCTCACCCGCGCAGCTGCGGGCTCGGCGCACGCTGAAGTGGAGCCACTACCCCGACGACGTGCTGCCGCTCTGGGTGGGCGAGATGGACTTCCCGACCGCGCCCGCCGTCCTCGAGGCCGTGCGCCGCGCCGTCGACGACGAGTGCCTCGGCTACCCGCTCGACGCGCAGGCCAGTGGGCTCGGGGCCGGCCTCGCCGGGTGGCTGGGCCGCGAGCTGGGGTGGGCGGTCGACGCCTCGCAGGTGCACCTCGTGCCCAACGTCGTGCGCGGGGTCGGCCTCGCTCTCGACACGCTGTGCGACGACGGGCCGGTCGTCATCCCCACCCCCGCCTACATGCCCTTCTTCGACGTCGTCCGTCTGCGCGGCCGCGAGGTCGTGCCCGTGCCGATGCTGCGGGCGACCCCCGCCGACGACGCCCCGTGGGTGCTCGACCTCGAGGCGATCGAGTCGGCGCTGCTGCAGGGGGCGCGCGCCCTCATCCTGTGCAACCCGCACAACCCCCTCGGGCACGTCCACACCCACGACGAGCTGACGGGGCTGGCCGAGGTGGTGCAGCGCCACGGCGCCAGGGTCGTCTCCGACGAGATCCACGCACCCCTCGTCTTCGAGGGCACCCACCTCCCGTATGCCGCGCTGTCGCCGGATACCGCCGCGCACACCGTGACGGTCCTGTCGGCGAGCAAGGCGTTCAACCTGCCCGGGCTCGCGTGCGCGCAGGTCGTCACGAGCAGCGAGGCCGACACGGCGGCCTGGCGGGCCATCCCGCACGAGAAGACGATCGGCGTCGGGACGCTCGGCATCGAGGCCAACCTCGCGGCCTACGAGCACGGCGGCCCGTGGCTGGCGCAGGTGCGCGAGCGCCTCGCGGCCAACGCCCGGCTCGTCGCCGACGCGGTCGCCGCCATGCCCGGGGTGGAGCACCGTCTCAACGAGGCCACCTACCTCGCCTGGCTCGACCTCTCGGCCCTCGACCTCGACACCGAGCCGGCCCCGTGGCTGCTCGAGCACGCTCGGGTGGCGCTGAGCGACGGCGCAGCCTTCGGCGCCCCGCAGCACCGTTTCGCCCGGCTCAACTTCGCGACCACCGGGGTGATCCTCGAGGAGGCGCTGGGTCGGATCGCGGCGGCGGTCGCCGCCCGCTGA
- a CDS encoding phosphatase domain-containing protein gives MSRPHAAAIVEDAWHRQMDRVLRRRGWGNRVIGHVGYGSTDFVRIFARVVLSRSRDDIDDGAAHDPAPDRSYGGMRSLEARRRGWRVFFTVVAMDVPVTVSVGGHVAHARSDRSGHVDLTFRGHGLAPGWHTATVRAQGGDPVVVDVFVVGDDLTFGLVSDIDDTVITTMLPRMFLAAWNTFVKHEGNRRVVPGMAPLYRELLAVHPGAPCVYVSTGAWNTAPALTRFLRNHGYPLGPLLLTDWGPTNTGWFRSGSEHKRQCLDRLVRDFPGVRWLLVGDDGQHDVTVYSDFAEARPECVEAVAIRQLTPTEQLLSHGIPVPTDELSRSTRVPREIPIFYAPDGFGLLRILRQAGKVGGSRGDIAPPPADIES, from the coding sequence ATGTCGCGCCCGCATGCCGCTGCGATCGTCGAGGACGCGTGGCACCGCCAGATGGATCGGGTCCTGCGCCGCCGCGGCTGGGGAAACCGGGTGATCGGCCACGTCGGCTACGGATCCACCGACTTCGTGCGGATCTTCGCCCGCGTCGTGCTCAGCCGCAGCAGGGACGACATCGACGACGGGGCGGCCCACGACCCGGCGCCCGACCGCTCCTACGGCGGCATGCGCTCGCTCGAGGCGCGGCGCCGTGGGTGGCGGGTCTTCTTCACCGTGGTCGCGATGGACGTGCCGGTGACGGTGAGCGTCGGCGGGCACGTCGCCCACGCCCGCAGCGACCGCTCGGGCCACGTCGACCTGACCTTCCGCGGGCACGGTCTCGCGCCGGGCTGGCACACGGCCACGGTGCGCGCCCAGGGCGGTGACCCGGTGGTCGTCGACGTCTTCGTGGTCGGCGACGACCTCACCTTCGGGCTGGTGAGCGACATCGACGACACCGTGATCACGACCATGCTGCCGCGCATGTTCCTCGCGGCGTGGAACACCTTCGTCAAGCACGAGGGCAACCGCCGGGTCGTGCCCGGTATGGCGCCGCTCTACCGCGAGCTGCTCGCCGTGCACCCGGGTGCGCCGTGCGTCTACGTCTCCACCGGTGCGTGGAACACGGCGCCCGCGCTCACCCGGTTCCTGCGCAACCACGGCTACCCGCTCGGGCCGCTGCTGCTCACCGACTGGGGCCCGACCAACACGGGCTGGTTCCGCAGCGGGAGCGAGCACAAGCGGCAGTGCCTCGACCGCCTGGTGCGCGACTTCCCGGGGGTGAGGTGGCTGCTCGTCGGCGACGACGGCCAGCACGACGTCACGGTCTACAGCGACTTCGCCGAGGCGCGGCCCGAGTGCGTCGAGGCGGTGGCCATCCGCCAGCTGACGCCGACCGAGCAGCTGCTGTCCCACGGCATCCCCGTGCCGACCGACGAGCTGTCGCGCTCGACGCGGGTGCCGCGCGAGATCCCGATCTTCTACGCCCCCGACGGGTTCGGCCTGCTCAGGATCCTGAGGCAGGCGGGCAAGGTCGGCGGGTCGCGGGGAGACATCGCGCCACCACCGGCCGACATCGAGTCCTGA
- a CDS encoding DNA-formamidopyrimidine glycosylase family protein — translation MPELPEVQALVDFLGERTQGLAVASLELASFSVLKTFDPPPSSLAGAPVDGVSRHGKYLDLDIDGTHLVFHLARAGWLRWSDQLPQTVVRPGKGPIALRLRLSDGSGFDLTEAGTKKSLAAYLVRDVTDVERIASLGPDPLAADFSLDRFAAMLEGRRTQVKGLLRDQQFLAGIGNAYSDEILHVARMSPFAIAGKLSEPDVQRLYEALRTTLTGAVTAASGKPAKELKDAKREGMRVHGRTGQVCPVCGDTVREVSFADSSLQYCATCQTGGKPLADRRMSRLLK, via the coding sequence GTGCCCGAGCTGCCCGAGGTCCAGGCGCTCGTCGACTTCCTCGGCGAGCGCACGCAGGGACTCGCCGTGGCCTCCCTCGAGCTGGCGTCGTTCTCGGTGCTCAAGACCTTCGACCCCCCGCCGTCGTCGCTCGCGGGGGCGCCGGTCGACGGCGTGAGCCGGCACGGCAAGTACCTCGACCTCGACATCGACGGCACCCACCTGGTCTTCCACCTCGCCCGGGCCGGCTGGCTGCGCTGGTCCGACCAGCTGCCCCAGACGGTGGTCCGCCCTGGCAAGGGGCCGATCGCGCTGCGGCTGCGGCTGTCCGACGGGTCGGGTTTCGACCTCACCGAGGCTGGCACGAAGAAGTCGCTCGCCGCCTACCTCGTGCGTGACGTCACCGACGTCGAGCGCATCGCGAGCCTCGGCCCCGACCCACTGGCCGCCGACTTCTCGCTGGACCGTTTCGCCGCGATGCTCGAGGGCCGGCGCACCCAGGTCAAGGGGCTGCTGCGCGACCAGCAGTTCCTCGCCGGCATCGGCAACGCCTACTCCGACGAGATCCTGCACGTGGCCCGCATGTCACCGTTCGCGATCGCCGGCAAGCTCTCGGAGCCCGACGTGCAGCGCCTGTACGAGGCCCTGCGCACCACCCTCACGGGCGCCGTGACCGCGGCCTCGGGCAAGCCCGCGAAGGAGCTGAAGGACGCCAAGCGCGAGGGCATGCGGGTCCACGGTCGCACGGGTCAGGTCTGCCCGGTGTGCGGGGACACGGTGCGCGAGGTGTCCTTCGCCGACAGCTCGCTGCAGTACTGCGCGACCTGCCAGACCGGCGGCAAGCCGCTCGCCGACCGGCGGATGTCGCGGCTGCTGAAGTAG
- a CDS encoding bifunctional methylenetetrahydrofolate dehydrogenase/methenyltetrahydrofolate cyclohydrolase translates to MSARLVDPAVVAASYRDEVRADVAEISAARGRPLRIVGLLSQAEGPAHTYAQWAARGGADVGIDFEVRHVAAEDGLAAVAEANVDPRVDGIFCYYPLAGPTDDPWLRELVDPRKDIEGMHSFWSRMLYENRRSIDAGHRAILPCTPLAVLKLLDEAGLRRTGDQAPLQGVTACVINRSDVVGRPLAAMLANDGAEVVSLDESSTVHFEPAIGRHAHSVRDSDEDRASALSRADVVITGVPSRAFPLVTADEIADGAICVNFSQFRNFDESVMAKASAFIPRVGPMTVTMAMRNLVRLAALSD, encoded by the coding sequence GTGAGTGCGCGCCTGGTCGACCCCGCCGTGGTGGCGGCTTCATACCGCGACGAGGTGCGCGCCGACGTGGCCGAGATCAGCGCCGCCCGGGGGCGTCCACTGCGCATCGTCGGCCTGCTCAGCCAGGCCGAGGGGCCGGCCCACACCTACGCGCAGTGGGCCGCCCGCGGGGGCGCCGACGTCGGGATCGACTTCGAGGTGCGGCACGTCGCCGCCGAGGACGGCTTGGCTGCGGTGGCCGAAGCGAACGTCGACCCGCGCGTCGACGGCATCTTCTGCTACTACCCGCTCGCCGGCCCCACTGACGACCCGTGGCTGCGTGAGCTGGTCGACCCCCGCAAGGACATCGAGGGCATGCACTCGTTCTGGAGCCGCATGCTCTACGAGAACAGGCGGTCGATCGACGCCGGCCACCGGGCGATCCTGCCCTGTACACCGCTGGCCGTCCTCAAGCTGCTCGACGAGGCCGGGCTGCGACGCACCGGCGACCAGGCCCCGCTCCAGGGGGTCACCGCCTGCGTGATCAACCGCAGCGACGTCGTCGGCCGCCCGCTCGCGGCGATGCTGGCCAACGACGGCGCCGAGGTCGTCTCGCTCGACGAGTCGAGCACGGTGCACTTCGAGCCCGCGATCGGCCGTCACGCCCACTCGGTGCGCGACAGCGACGAAGACCGGGCCTCGGCCCTGTCCCGCGCCGATGTGGTGATCACGGGCGTGCCGTCCCGAGCCTTCCCGCTGGTGACGGCCGACGAGATCGCCGACGGCGCGATCTGCGTCAACTTCAGCCAGTTCCGCAACTTCGACGAGTCGGTGATGGCCAAGGCGTCGGCCTTCATCCCCCGGGTCGGCCCGATGACGGTGACCATGGCCATGCGCAACCTCGTGCGGCTGGCGGCACTGAGCGACTGA
- a CDS encoding FAD-dependent oxidoreductase yields MNPLSASGRPVILLAADPERQATVEEVFTSRYGHDYDVQLVGTASELLARAQSLVDEERAIALVSAQSELPDGDGLAALDAVHRISATARRIALLPNGRYAAALPRLREALAEGRLDAWLAIPTAPRDEEFHSAVGELLSDWTWSTGAVEIDGIQVVFDAKSAQVAQLLDYFQRMGLPHRKYHADSDVGRAIVAAAGSDARFPLVHNVLRRPEGLDPAVVRPEDVSIAPTLAQLGAAMYGSPADLGPDFVADLLVIGSGPAGLAAAVYGASEGLATVVLESEAVGGQAGTSSMIRNYLGFPRGISGMRLAQRARMQALRFGARFFVGTPVGSLVASDARETPHEVVLEDGGVVRARAIVVASGAAYRRLGVEPIEAMVGLGVTYGAATTMAPSMTGRHVVVVGGGNSAGQAAVHLARFAAQVTIVVRREGLAATMSDYLVREVTANPRIEVRSHTEVVDGGGDGWLQWLVLRDRRDSSTERVEASGLVLLLGAEPCADFLPDSVARDNRGFVVTGRDVPSALWREGRPPDSLETTVPGIFAAGDIRVTSMKRVAAASGEGAAVVPLVHAWLTPPTI; encoded by the coding sequence ATGAACCCCCTCAGCGCCAGCGGCCGCCCCGTCATCCTGCTGGCCGCCGACCCCGAGCGGCAGGCCACCGTCGAGGAGGTCTTCACCTCCCGCTACGGCCACGACTACGACGTGCAGCTGGTCGGCACGGCGAGCGAGCTGCTGGCCCGGGCCCAGAGCCTGGTCGACGAGGAGCGGGCGATCGCGCTGGTGTCGGCCCAGAGCGAGCTGCCCGACGGTGACGGGCTGGCGGCGCTCGACGCGGTGCACCGGATCTCCGCGACCGCACGGCGCATCGCCCTGCTGCCCAACGGCCGCTACGCGGCGGCCCTGCCCCGTCTGCGGGAGGCCCTGGCCGAGGGTCGGCTCGACGCGTGGCTGGCCATCCCGACCGCCCCCCGCGACGAGGAGTTCCACAGCGCCGTCGGCGAGCTGCTCTCCGACTGGACCTGGTCGACCGGTGCGGTCGAGATCGACGGTATCCAGGTCGTCTTCGACGCGAAGTCGGCGCAGGTGGCGCAGCTGCTCGACTACTTCCAGCGGATGGGGCTGCCCCACCGCAAGTACCACGCCGACTCCGACGTCGGCCGGGCCATCGTTGCCGCCGCTGGGTCGGATGCGCGCTTCCCGCTGGTGCACAACGTGCTTCGTCGACCAGAAGGTCTCGACCCCGCCGTCGTGCGACCCGAGGACGTCAGCATCGCGCCGACCCTCGCTCAGCTCGGTGCTGCGATGTACGGCTCGCCGGCAGACCTCGGCCCCGACTTCGTGGCCGACCTGCTCGTCATCGGCTCCGGCCCGGCTGGGCTGGCAGCGGCCGTCTACGGCGCGTCCGAGGGCCTGGCGACGGTCGTGCTCGAGTCCGAGGCCGTCGGCGGCCAGGCGGGCACGAGCTCGATGATTCGCAACTACCTCGGCTTCCCCCGCGGCATCTCCGGTATGCGGCTGGCCCAGCGCGCACGGATGCAGGCCCTGCGCTTCGGTGCTCGCTTCTTCGTCGGCACGCCGGTCGGCTCGCTCGTGGCCTCGGACGCGCGGGAGACCCCGCACGAGGTGGTGCTAGAGGACGGGGGAGTCGTGCGGGCGCGCGCCATCGTGGTGGCGAGCGGCGCGGCATACCGGCGGCTCGGGGTGGAGCCGATCGAGGCGATGGTGGGGCTCGGCGTCACCTACGGCGCGGCGACGACGATGGCGCCGTCGATGACCGGACGGCACGTGGTGGTCGTCGGCGGAGGCAACTCGGCCGGGCAGGCTGCGGTCCACCTGGCGCGCTTCGCCGCGCAGGTGACGATCGTCGTGCGACGTGAGGGGCTCGCCGCGACCATGTCGGACTACCTCGTGCGAGAGGTGACGGCCAACCCGCGCATCGAGGTGCGCTCGCACACCGAGGTCGTCGACGGCGGGGGCGACGGGTGGCTGCAGTGGCTGGTGCTGCGCGACCGACGTGACTCGAGCACCGAGCGGGTGGAGGCCTCCGGGCTGGTGCTGCTGCTGGGCGCCGAGCCCTGCGCCGACTTCCTGCCCGACAGCGTCGCCCGAGACAACCGCGGCTTCGTCGTCACCGGTCGCGACGTGCCGTCGGCGCTGTGGCGAGAGGGTCGGCCGCCCGACTCGCTCGAGACCACGGTGCCGGGCATCTTCGCCGCCGGCGACATCCGGGTGACCTCGATGAAGCGCGTCGCCGCCGCATCCGGCGAGGGCGCCGCTGTCGTGCCGCTCGTGCACGCCTGGCTCACGCCACCGACCATCTGA
- a CDS encoding NAD(P)-binding protein: MTVSDVVTIVGGGLAGAACAAELGRLGVPCRVLDRGRAPGGRMASPEVHGRRVDLGAGYFTVRDADFAAVVQDWQSRGLVREWTDTFALVSADPHPGAPTSKSGPMRWATPGGLRTVVRDVLTRVDVELRHDVTAVEVVALLDRERDGPVVLAMPDAQASTLVGEVPGVEWVESDAVIAVACGFAERTWELDAGFVGDDPDLTFVADDGSRRGDGAAVLVAHTTTPLARQHLAEPDGVAPVVVTALRRLLGVGEPEWTHAHRWTLAKPASAHETTHHWDGRLGLAGDQWSPGAAPRVESAWRSGVDLARAIAG; this comes from the coding sequence GTGACCGTGAGTGACGTGGTGACGATCGTCGGTGGTGGCCTCGCGGGCGCCGCCTGCGCGGCGGAGCTGGGGCGGCTCGGCGTGCCGTGCCGCGTGCTCGACCGCGGTCGTGCCCCCGGCGGGCGGATGGCGTCGCCAGAGGTGCACGGCCGTCGGGTCGACCTCGGCGCGGGCTACTTCACGGTGCGGGACGCGGATTTTGCTGCGGTGGTGCAGGACTGGCAGTCACGCGGCCTCGTGCGGGAGTGGACCGACACGTTCGCGCTCGTGTCGGCCGATCCGCATCCGGGCGCCCCGACGAGCAAGAGCGGGCCGATGCGGTGGGCGACGCCGGGCGGGCTGCGGACGGTGGTGCGCGACGTGCTCACCAGGGTCGATGTCGAGCTGCGCCACGACGTGACCGCGGTGGAGGTCGTCGCCCTGCTCGACCGCGAGCGGGACGGGCCGGTCGTGCTGGCGATGCCCGACGCCCAGGCGTCGACGCTGGTCGGTGAGGTGCCAGGGGTCGAGTGGGTGGAGTCGGACGCGGTGATCGCGGTGGCGTGCGGCTTCGCCGAGCGCACCTGGGAGCTCGACGCGGGCTTCGTCGGCGACGACCCCGACCTCACCTTCGTCGCCGACGACGGGTCGCGGCGCGGCGACGGCGCGGCGGTGCTCGTGGCGCACACGACCACGCCTCTGGCCCGGCAGCACCTGGCCGAGCCGGACGGGGTGGCGCCCGTCGTCGTCACGGCACTGCGCCGGTTGCTGGGGGTCGGCGAGCCGGAGTGGACGCACGCGCACCGGTGGACGCTGGCCAAGCCGGCGTCCGCCCACGAGACGACGCACCACTGGGACGGGCGGCTCGGGCTCGCCGGCGACCAGTGGAGCCCGGGGGCAGCGCCGCGGGTGGAGAGTGCGTGGCGGTCGGGCGTGGATCTCGCGCGGGCGATCGCCGGCTGA
- a CDS encoding rhodanese-like domain-containing protein encodes MTMQQLSPADLADDALVLDVREQDEWDEGHAPHAVHIPLSQLAERVGELPQVDGTLPVTCKAGGRSAQAVQWLAQQGHDVANLDGGMMSWAAASKPMVAENGAQPRVK; translated from the coding sequence ATGACGATGCAGCAGCTGTCCCCCGCCGACCTCGCCGACGACGCGCTCGTGCTCGACGTGCGTGAGCAGGACGAGTGGGACGAGGGCCATGCTCCCCACGCCGTGCACATCCCGCTCTCCCAGCTCGCGGAGCGCGTCGGCGAGCTGCCGCAGGTCGACGGCACGCTGCCGGTGACGTGCAAGGCGGGCGGTCGCTCGGCGCAGGCCGTGCAGTGGCTCGCCCAGCAGGGCCACGACGTCGCCAACCTCGACGGCGGCATGATGTCGTGGGCCGCGGCCAGCAAGCCGATGGTCGCCGAGAACGGCGCACAGCCGCGGGTGAAGTAG
- the pdxY gene encoding pyridoxal kinase PdxY translates to MQILSIQSHVAYGHAGNSAAVFPLQRLGHEVYPVLTVTFSNHTGYGTTRGPLIAPDDVRAVIQGVEDRGAFPGIDAVLSGYQGAEAVGEVVLDAVARVKAANPAAVYACDPVLGDVGRGFYVREGIPGFMRDHVVPAADLVTPNQFELEFLSGREIATQADLLAAVEVVRATGPRTVLVTSVLTSDTPAGEIQMVCVSDEGAYAVSTPLLDMTVRGGGDATAAIFLAHTLTDGPRTALSRTAATMYAVLEATHAAGREEMMLIGAQEAIAHPDERFAVTSL, encoded by the coding sequence GTGCAGATCCTCTCGATCCAGTCGCACGTCGCCTACGGGCACGCTGGTAACTCGGCCGCCGTCTTCCCGCTCCAGCGCCTCGGGCACGAGGTCTACCCAGTGCTGACGGTGACCTTCTCCAACCACACCGGCTACGGCACGACCCGAGGGCCGCTCATCGCCCCCGACGACGTGCGTGCCGTCATCCAGGGCGTCGAGGACCGCGGTGCCTTCCCGGGAATCGATGCCGTGCTGTCGGGCTACCAGGGGGCCGAGGCCGTCGGTGAGGTCGTGCTCGACGCCGTGGCCCGGGTCAAGGCCGCCAACCCGGCCGCGGTCTATGCGTGCGACCCCGTCCTCGGTGACGTCGGCCGTGGTTTCTATGTGCGAGAGGGCATTCCCGGCTTCATGCGCGACCACGTCGTGCCGGCCGCCGACCTCGTCACCCCCAACCAGTTCGAGCTGGAGTTCCTCTCCGGCCGCGAGATCGCCACGCAGGCCGACCTGCTCGCAGCCGTCGAGGTGGTGCGCGCCACCGGGCCGCGCACGGTGCTCGTCACCAGCGTGCTCACCAGCGACACCCCGGCGGGCGAGATCCAGATGGTGTGCGTCAGCGACGAGGGTGCGTATGCCGTCTCGACCCCCCTGCTCGACATGACGGTGCGCGGCGGCGGCGACGCCACCGCCGCGATCTTCCTCGCGCACACCCTCACCGACGGCCCGCGCACCGCGCTCTCGCGCACCGCGGCCACGATGTATGCCGTGCTCGAGGCCACCCACGCGGCCGGCCGCGAGGAGATGATGCTCATCGGTGCCCAGGAAGCGATCGCCCACCCCGACGAGCGCTTCGCGGTGACCTCGCTGTGA